The following proteins are co-located in the Vigna angularis cultivar LongXiaoDou No.4 chromosome 2, ASM1680809v1, whole genome shotgun sequence genome:
- the LOC108327131 gene encoding hyoscyamine 6-dioxygenase, with product MVFSSGNKIPVVDLGLHDRHEILKHILKASEEYGFFQVINHGVSKELMDETLNIFKEFHAMPAEEKIRESSRDPNGGCRLYTSREINNKDIVQFWRDTLRHLCPSSQDSMQFLPQKPAKYREVVAKYTQEIRRMGLEILELLCEGLGLDPKYCSGGLSESPLLLGHHYPPCPEPSLTLGAPKHRDPNLVTILLQEKDINSLQVFKDGEWIVVEPIPYAFVVNIGLMLQVISNGRLIGAEHRVVTNSEFARTTVAYFIRPTSKQIIEPAKSLISSGAGPCWEKNFKG from the exons ATGGTTTTTTCTTCCGGCAACAAAATCCCGGTGGTAGATCTCGGGCTGCATGATCGTCATGAAATCTTGAAGCACATTTTGAAAGCCTCCGAGGAATATGGATTTTTCCAG GTTATCAACCATGGAGTTTCGAAAGAGTTAATGGATGAGACACTGAATATTTTCAAGGAATTTCATGCCATGCCTGCTGAAGAAAAGATAAGGGAAAGCTCCAGAGATCCAAATGGAGGTTGCAGGCTCTACACAAGCCGTGAGATTAACAACAAAGATATCGTTCAGTTCTGGAGGGACACATTAAGACACTTGTGTCCATCTTCCCAAGATTCCATGCAATTTTTGCCTCAAAAACCTGCAAAATATCG TGAAGTTGTTGCAAAATACACACAAGAAATAAGAAGAATGGGACTAGAAATTTTGGAGCTGCTATGTGAAGGTTTAGGACTTGACCCAAAATACTGTAGTGGTGGACTTAGTGAGAGTCCATTACTGCTAGGTCATCACTACCCGCCATGCCCAGAACCAAGTTTAACCTTGGGAGCTCCCAAGCACAGAGATCCTAACCTTGTCACCATTCTGCTTCaagaaaaagatataaattcaCTTCAAGTCTTCAAGGATGGAGAATGGATAGTGGTTGAACCAATTccttatgcttttgtggttaaCATTGGCCTTATGTTGCAG GTGATCAGTAATGGAAGGTTAATCGGTGCCGAACACCGTGTGGTCACAAATTCAGAATTTGCAAGGACCACGGTTGCATATTTCATCCGTCCAACTAGCAAACAGATTATAGAACCTGCAAAGTCATTGATAAGTTCTGGTGCTGGACCCTGTTGGGAAAAAAACTTTAAAGGCTAG